Proteins from one Planctomycetota bacterium genomic window:
- a CDS encoding tetratricopeptide repeat protein, producing MSIRFALVALAVALVAGSAGAADAVKRVSGSAVNGNITKMSATDVTIEKPGGAAETIPVSDIEEIVFDKEPGTLRAVRNNAADGNFDAALATLEKVKTDTISRPELLDDIQFYRVLCEARLALAGSGDLQKAGGAAFNYVSAHPSSFHFLQANELLGDLFAATGKYTEARQYYGVLEKSTFPEYKARGLIAQGRVYVRDGKFDEALKAFDGVLAMGNQKGALNDSQRYSATLGKALCLAETGKVDDGIKQIEEVIKLANVEDAQLMGEAYVTLGKALLKKGNKKEALLAFLHVDVLFFSNASAHAESLKALVALWNELGKPERATLAAQTLQSRYSGGR from the coding sequence ATGAGCATCCGATTCGCACTCGTCGCCTTGGCCGTCGCGCTGGTGGCCGGCTCGGCTGGGGCCGCCGACGCCGTCAAGCGCGTCAGCGGTTCGGCCGTCAACGGCAACATCACCAAGATGTCGGCCACCGACGTCACCATCGAAAAGCCGGGCGGAGCCGCCGAGACGATCCCCGTCTCGGACATCGAGGAAATCGTCTTCGACAAAGAGCCAGGCACGTTGCGGGCGGTGCGCAACAACGCCGCCGACGGCAACTTTGACGCGGCCTTGGCCACCCTGGAAAAGGTCAAGACCGACACGATTTCGCGCCCCGAGTTGCTCGACGACATTCAGTTCTACCGCGTGCTGTGCGAGGCCCGGCTGGCTCTGGCCGGCAGCGGCGACTTGCAGAAGGCGGGCGGCGCGGCATTCAACTATGTCTCGGCGCACCCTTCCAGCTTTCACTTCCTGCAGGCCAACGAGCTGCTGGGCGATCTGTTCGCCGCCACGGGCAAGTACACCGAGGCGCGGCAGTACTACGGCGTGCTCGAAAAGTCGACCTTCCCCGAGTACAAGGCCCGCGGCCTGATCGCCCAGGGACGCGTCTACGTCCGGGACGGCAAGTTCGACGAAGCCCTCAAGGCGTTTGACGGCGTGTTGGCGATGGGGAACCAGAAGGGGGCCCTGAACGATTCGCAGCGCTACTCGGCCACCCTGGGCAAGGCGTTGTGTCTGGCCGAGACGGGCAAGGTCGACGACGGTATTAAGCAGATCGAGGAAGTCATCAAGCTGGCCAACGTGGAAGACGCCCAGTTGATGGGCGAGGCCTACGTCACGCTGGGCAAGGCGTTACTGAAGAAGGGAAATAAAAAGGAAGCCCTGCTGGCGTTCCTGCACGTCGACGTGCTGTTCTTCTCGAACGCCTCGGCCCACGCCGAATCGCTGAAGGCCCTGGTCGCGTTGTGGAACGAGCTGGGCAAGCCCGAGCGCGCCACCCTGGCGGCCCAGACCTTGCAAAGCCGATATTCGGGGGGGCGCTAG
- a CDS encoding biopolymer transporter ExbD — protein sequence MAKRRAPSGPDKVEQQMTPMIDIVFQLLTFFVMSFKIATEEGDFNVKMPIGVGQATNADQIQPVRVKLAALPDGQLREIKLGDRSLGRSMDDLQKQIAAVANDDLEVEFDCDYNLHYNNVINAISAVSGKLTPEGKTIRYVEKIKFTPPKAPQ from the coding sequence ATGGCCAAGCGTCGCGCCCCCAGCGGTCCCGACAAAGTCGAACAGCAGATGACGCCGATGATCGACATCGTGTTTCAGTTGCTGACATTCTTCGTCATGAGCTTCAAGATCGCCACCGAGGAAGGGGACTTCAACGTCAAGATGCCGATCGGCGTCGGTCAGGCCACCAACGCCGACCAGATCCAACCGGTGCGGGTCAAGCTGGCGGCGCTGCCCGATGGGCAGTTGCGCGAAATCAAGCTCGGCGACCGCTCGCTGGGTCGCAGCATGGACGACCTGCAAAAGCAGATCGCGGCCGTGGCCAATGACGACTTGGAAGTCGAGTTCGACTGCGACTACAACCTGCACTACAACAACGTGATCAACGCCATCAGCGCCGTCAGCGGCAAGCTGACACCCGAAGGGAAGACGATCCGCTACGTCGAGAAGATCAAGTTCACGCCGCCCAAGGCGCCGCAGTAA
- a CDS encoding MotA/TolQ/ExbB proton channel family protein, with translation MRGIFVRSKLLGAFAALGLMFTAWTAMPIAAFAQEEPAAAAPAAAAPAAAPAGAATPAPEVEERSYLGFLAKALGTKYIIIFLLLSFIFVAYLVMNTLALRRASIVPASLVEGFEALLNEKKFQDAYELAKSDDSYLGRVLAAGMGKLQQGFGAAEGAMQEVSDEEGMRLEHRLSFVALIGTLAPMFGLLGTVDGMVDSFTVIATSPTQPKPSQLAEGISMALVTTLVGLWLAIPAIGYFGAMRNRLAKLTMEAAVLSEGLMSRFAGVGKK, from the coding sequence ATGCGAGGGATTTTTGTGCGCTCGAAGCTGCTCGGGGCATTCGCCGCGCTGGGTTTGATGTTCACGGCGTGGACCGCGATGCCGATCGCAGCGTTCGCACAAGAGGAACCCGCGGCGGCCGCGCCTGCCGCTGCCGCGCCGGCCGCGGCTCCGGCTGGCGCCGCCACACCCGCCCCCGAGGTCGAGGAACGATCGTACCTGGGCTTCTTGGCCAAGGCGCTCGGCACCAAGTACATCATCATCTTCTTGCTGTTGTCGTTCATCTTTGTCGCTTACCTGGTGATGAACACGCTGGCGCTGCGCCGCGCGTCGATCGTGCCGGCTAGTCTGGTCGAAGGCTTTGAAGCCCTGTTGAACGAAAAGAAGTTCCAGGACGCTTACGAGTTGGCCAAGAGCGACGACTCGTACCTGGGGCGCGTGCTGGCCGCCGGCATGGGCAAGTTGCAGCAAGGCTTCGGCGCGGCCGAAGGGGCCATGCAGGAAGTCAGCGACGAAGAAGGGATGCGACTCGAGCATCGACTGAGCTTTGTCGCTTTGATCGGCACCCTGGCGCCGATGTTCGGGCTGCTGGGCACGGTCGACGGGATGGTCGACAGCTTTACGGTCATCGCCACCAGCCCGACGCAACCCAAGCCATCGCAGTTGGCCGAAGGTATTTCGATGGCTCTGGTGACGACGCTGGTCGGGCTGTGGCTGGCGATTCCGGCCATCGGCTACTTTGGCGCCATGCGTAACCGGCTGGCCAAGCTAACCATGGAAGCCGCCGTGCTGAGCGAAGGGCTGATGAGCCGGTTTGCCGGCGTTGGCAAGAAGTAA
- a CDS encoding biopolymer transporter ExbD gives MASRRKAADISAEADMTPMIDMTFQLIAFFMVLINFSEDNQNELVKLPSSELAKVPEAPVPMPIVLQVSRHGKVFFNGDELGVASKAMDQALRQEAQVLARKPGNPGPGAAHVIIRAHGLTRMGDVQQLIAVCQKHKFEKFALRAEAGKATTDTALKAYTDKQEANLQRAKAQGK, from the coding sequence ATGGCATCCCGGCGCAAAGCAGCGGACATCTCGGCCGAAGCCGACATGACGCCCATGATCGACATGACCTTCCAGTTGATCGCCTTCTTCATGGTGTTGATCAACTTTTCGGAAGACAACCAGAACGAACTGGTCAAGCTGCCGTCGAGCGAGTTGGCCAAGGTGCCCGAGGCGCCGGTCCCCATGCCGATCGTGCTGCAGGTGTCGCGGCACGGCAAGGTGTTCTTCAACGGCGACGAGTTGGGCGTGGCGAGCAAGGCCATGGACCAGGCCCTGCGCCAGGAAGCCCAGGTGTTGGCGCGCAAGCCGGGCAATCCCGGCCCCGGCGCGGCCCACGTGATCATTCGCGCGCACGGCCTGACGCGGATGGGGGACGTGCAGCAACTGATTGCCGTGTGTCAGAAGCACAAGTTCGAGAAGTTCGCCCTCCGCGCCGAGGCGGGGAAGGCCACGACCGATACGGCATTGAAAGCCTATACCGACAAGCAAGAGGCGAATTTGCAGCGGGCCAAGGCGCAAGGCAAATGA
- a CDS encoding SDR family oxidoreductase translates to MTTQPVALITGSGKRRIGSHVAEALAARGYAMALHYRSSGQDAHARVDALRASGATAEAWPADLANADEVARLVDDVLARFGRIDVLVNAAAIWRPKPLEDVTAEDVREHFTINSLATFLLGQRVGLAMCRQESGGAIVNIGDWATRRPYLNYAAYFASKGAIPTLTRALAVELAHRNPRVRVNAVLPGPVMLPPDLPPAERQQSIDGTLLRREGKPENVVQAVLYLVENDFVTGDCVTVDGGRSLV, encoded by the coding sequence ATGACAACCCAACCCGTGGCTTTGATTACCGGCAGCGGCAAGCGCCGCATTGGTTCCCACGTGGCCGAGGCCTTGGCCGCGCGGGGCTACGCCATGGCGCTGCACTATCGCAGCTCGGGCCAGGACGCCCACGCGCGGGTCGACGCCTTGCGGGCCAGCGGCGCCACGGCCGAAGCCTGGCCGGCCGATCTGGCCAACGCGGACGAAGTGGCGCGGCTGGTCGACGACGTGTTGGCGCGCTTTGGGCGAATCGACGTGCTGGTCAACGCGGCGGCCATCTGGCGGCCGAAGCCGCTCGAGGACGTGACGGCCGAAGACGTCCGCGAGCATTTCACGATCAACAGCCTGGCCACGTTCCTGCTGGGCCAGCGCGTCGGGCTGGCGATGTGCCGGCAAGAGTCGGGGGGCGCGATCGTGAACATCGGCGATTGGGCCACGCGGCGGCCGTACCTGAACTATGCCGCCTACTTCGCCTCGAAGGGGGCGATTCCGACGCTGACCCGCGCGCTGGCCGTCGAGTTGGCCCACCGCAATCCCCGCGTGCGAGTCAACGCGGTGCTGCCGGGGCCGGTGATGCTGCCCCCCGACTTGCCGCCGGCCGAGCGGCAACAGTCGATCGACGGCACGCTGCTGCGCCGCGAGGGAAAGCCCGAGAACGTGGTCCAGGCGGTGCTGTACCTGGTCGAGAACGACTTCGTCACGGGAGATTGCGTGACCGTCGATGGCGGCCGTTCACTGGTTTGA